The window TGATGCCAGTGACATGCCCGGCGAGTGGTCAGAGCTGAATTTGGCATTTCATCTGTGTTTGTACACACCTTGTGGCAGACCGCGGCTTTTGTCGATGATCGAAAGCGTGGTCAGAAGTGCCGACATCCACTTGCGTGCGCAGCAATCAGCAGCCATCGGCAGAAAATCTCCGCAAAAGGATCACCGCGCCCTGCTGGAGGCATGCAAAGCGGGTAACGCAGAACGGGCCAGAAAGCTGCTTGAACGCCACATTGCGCAAACCCAGGACGCACTGCACAAAGCCCGCCCGGCAGCGGTCTAAGACTGCAGCAATACCAACAAACAATCCAGGCAAGGTGCATTTGCCGCCCATTTACCTCCTTACCGCCCTTTAACATGCCCACACATCCACACCTGTTTGACGTTGCCATTATCGGCGGCGGCATTATCGGCTCAGCCACTGCCTATTATCTAATGCAACAAGATCCGCAACTGTCGGTTTGCGTCATTGAACCGGATCCGGGTTACGAGCTGGCCTCGGCCCTGCGCTCCTCGGGAGGCTGCCGCGTGCAGTTTACCGGCGCAGAAAACATTGCCATGTCGCTCTACAGCATAGACTTCATCAAAAACTTTGAACACACCATGGCCACAGCAACGCATCCGGCTCCGGTGGACTGGGTCGAAGGTGGCTATCTATTTGTCGTTCCGCCGCAAGACACGGCAAATCTGGAGAGAAATGCGCGTTTCCAGCAATCCCAGGGTTGTACCCTCGATCTGCTCTCACCCGCAGAGTTAAAAGACCGATTCCCGGCCATGTATGTGGACGATCTGGGTGCGGGCGTACATACACCGCATGATGGCTGGTGCGACCCCTACGGATTGCTTTGGGGGTTTCGCCGCAAAGCCATAGAACTGGGCGTGCAATACATTGCTGAGCGAGTGGTTGCTGCCGATCACGACGCCGTTCAGGCAAAATCGGTCACCCTGGGCAACGGTCAGATAATTCGCGCGACGTCTTTTGTTAACGCCACCGGCGCCTGGTCCGGCGATGTTGCCAAATTATTCAATATGTCATTACCGATAGTGCCAGTGCGACGCTTCGAACATTACTTTACGCCAGGCAGCCACGTAGGCCATTTGCCCTATGTGAAGGATACGGCCAGACTGGCCTTTCGCTCCGAGGGTCAGGGTTATTCGGGAGGGCTGGTAGATGGCAACGTGCCACGTGGCTACCATTTCGAAGTAGATCACAAAAACTTCGAAGAAGTCGTGTGGCCGGCTGTTGCCCATCGCTTTCCTGCCTTTGAGGCGGCCCGTTGCCATCGCAGCTGGGCCGGGCTGTATGAGGTCAACGAGCTGGACGGCAACCCGGTAATAGGCGCATGGAACGCACGCCTGCCCAACCTGTATACCGTAGCAGGTTTCTCCGGTCATGGCATGATGCACGCACCGGCAGCCGGCCGCGGTATTGCAGAACTGATTATTCATGGTCGCTTCCAGAGCATAGACCTGTCGCGCCTTGGCTACGAGCGGGTTGAACAAAACGCGCCCTATCCTGAACAGGGCATTTTGTAACCGCCCTCCTGCTCCCGCTATTGCTCGTTCACAACAATTTCGTCGCCGATCGCATAAAACTGACCGCCGGCGATATAGTGCAACGTACGCAAGGCGGGATCGGCACTGGCAAATTCCCAATGCCCGCTCCGGAACACGCGACTGTCGGCCCAGGCACCGATAACTTCAGCAATAAAAAGATCGTAGCTCGTCTGATTATGCGGCTCCGGAATCAGCTGGCATGCCAGCCATGCAGCGCAGCCAGCCACAAAGGGCAAATCTTCAAACCCGGTCATATGAAATATCTCTACGCCAGCGGTTTGCAACTTACCAGGTTCGTCGTTCAGACTATGATTGCCGACGTAATGAGTCAACTGCGCCTGCGGAACGGTCGGTAACTGCACGACAAATCTCCCTTCCCTCTCTATAAGCTCACGCGTGCGTGTGCTTTTATCCAGCACCACCGTCAGCTTGGGCGGCGAAAAATCCAAACCGCAGGCCCACGCAGCTGCCATCACATCCTGCTCGCCACCGCTAGCGGCAGACACCAGGGTTGTGGGGCCATGATTAACAAGGCGATACGATTTTTCCAGTGGAACGGCTTGGATATACTGATTCATGATGCATCCTGCAAGTAATAATGTGCTGCGGTTTCCGATCAGTCTTGACGGGTTTGACCCCAGCCGGTTTTATAGAAATGAACGCCCCGTTCACTTTTAGTGAAGTCAGCGTTTTTGATTGAAAAATAGACTGACCAACTCCTGACCGATACTATTTGTTATGGAATGTAGACATCTACATGACCAACAATATTATAAATTCAATCATAATCAGGACGAGACATGACACAACGCTATTTGATCAAGGGGCTGCTTGCCGGCGCCTTGATGGCATTTACCACGGGCGCGCTGGCAGCCCAGTATCCAGCGAAGCCAATCACCATTGTAGTTGGCTTTCCCCCCGGGACATCGACCGATGCCGTTGCCCGCATCCTTGCCAATAAAATGGGCAAAGACCTGGGACAACCTATTATTGTTGAGAACAAGCCGGGCGTGGGCGGCAGCCTGGGAGCTGGGATTGTAGCTAAGGCCAGGCCCGATGGATATACGCTGGTACTGTCGGCAACCGCACCCATGAACATCAATCCACATGTGTATAAGTCTCTGACTTATGACGCTGCGACAGATTTCGAGCCCGTCGGACAAACGACCTGGCTACCCTATGTGCTGGTCACCAACAACAGTAAAGGGTTGAAAACCTTTAAAGAGTTGATCACCTACGCAAAAGCCAACCCGGATAAACTGACCTTTGCCTCTATCGGCAAAGGCACGACCAGCCACCTGTTAATGGAGTTACTGATGAAAGAAACGGGGACAAAAATGGTACATGTGCCTTATTCAGGCAGCACCCAGTCCCAGACGGATGTGATAGGCGGCAACGTCGATATGACATTTGACACCGTTGTTTCAGCGATGCCACACGTCAAATCCGGCAAGCTGAATGGTCTGGCCGTCAGCGTGGCTAACCGCGCCAAGCTCGCGCCCGATATTCCGACCATACAGGAGCAGGGCTTGCCAAACTTCAATATGGGTGCCTGGCTGGGCATTTTTGCCCCCAAAGGCACGCCCCGCGAGATTGTGAATCAGTTGCACACGGAATTGAACCGAACACTCAGCGATAAGCAAACCAATGACAAACTGGTGGCGCTGGGTTCTGAAGTCGTCATGAGCGACTCGCCCGAGGCTTTCGGAAAAATGGTCAGGGAAAACTATGACACATGGGGGAATATTGTGAAAGAAGCAGGAGTAGACCAGAAATGAAATACAGTGACACCGAATGGGAAGCCCGGGTAGACCTTGCTGCCTGCTACCGGCTCATGCCGCTTTTCGGGATGAGCGATCTGGTATATAACCATATCACGGCGCGCATACCCGGTACCGATGACGAGATTCTGATCAACCCTTATGGTTATATGTATGAAGAGATCACCGCTTCCAGCCTGATCAAAATCAATATCAAAGGCGAGGTACTCGATAATCCGCACACAGATGGTACCGGCGTCAATCAGGCCGGATACGTGATTCACAGCGCCGTCCATGCCTCGCGTCACGATGTCGGCTGTGTTATTCATACCCATTCTCGCGCGGGCATGGCCGTATCTGCCATGGAGTGTGGCTTGTTGCCGATTACCCAGACCTCTATGCGCTTCAAGGACATCGCATATCACGACTACGAGAGTGTCGCCATTGATATGGATGAGCAGCAACGCCTGGTTGCCGATCTTGGCCGGCAGGACGCAATGATTCTGCGTAACCATGGCTTGCTAGTGGCCTCACCATCCATTGCTGAAGCATTCAATGCCATGTACTGGCTGGAGATGGGATGCCGTGCTCAGGTTGATGCACTGGCCGGCAATACCAAGCTGATCATCCCTTCTGCACAAGTGGTGGAACGAACGCACCATCTGTACCAACCCAGCGTGCGACGCCCATTTGGCATCATGGAGTGGCCGGCCATGCGTCGTTATCTGGACCGCCGAGACGCGAGCTACAAAGACTGACCCGTATGATCAACACCGACAAAAATACCTTGTTTGATTTAAGCAATCAGGTAGCGCTGGTAACGGGTTCGACCCGGGGACTGGGCTATGAAATAGCGCGGGGACTGGGACAGGCCGGCGCTACGGTGATTGTTCATGGGCGCGACGAAAATAGCGCACAAGCCACGTCCCGCAAACTGGCAGACGCGGGACTGGCAAGCGCCTGGGTCGCATTTGACCTGGATGATCGGGCGGGCTGTCAGCGAGCTTTCGCACAGATCTGGGACGATCATCAGCGACTTGATATCCTGGTAAACAATGCCAGCATCAGAATGCGTCGTCCATTACAGCATATCGATACCATGGAACTGGAAGCCATTACGCGTACCAATGTTCTGTCTACGATTGAAATTTCCCGTGCGGCTGTCTCCCTGATGAAGCGGAATCATTACGGCCGAGTTATTACGATCAGTTCAATCGCGGGGCAGATCATTCGCTTTGGAGATTTTATTTATCCCGTCACAAAACAGGCGCTCAATACCGTCACCCGCTCACTGGCGGTCGAATTCGGGCGTGACGGCATATTGAGCAACGCTGTTGCACCCGGTACCTTCGCCACGCAATTCAATCAGGCTTTGATAGAAAATCCCGATAATATTGCAAAAATGCAGGAGCGCAATCCGCTGCAACGCTGGGGTGACCCTGTAGAAATTGTGGGTCCGGTCCTTTTCCTGGCCTCGGCTGCCGCTTCTTATGTAAACGGCCAGATATTGGCGGTCGATGGCGGGTTTTCCATTTCGTTCTAGCAACCGGAAAATGCTCGGCGGGCATTTTCCTGCCGGTCGGGCATATCCAGGCCACACGCAAAAAATGAATGTCGAGTTGAGAAAAAATTCACAATTATTGAGTATTGCCCCCCATTAATCGCGCGCCGGTTCAATGGGATAACATAAATACTCTTTATAATAAACACTCATTCCATACGGAGCATAACGAGTGTCATATCTCTACGTTCTGATTCTTATCGTGCCCGCGCTTGCAACGGCGCTCGCCTTTCTGCCCAACAGCCATTGGTCCATCCGCAGCCTGGATTTTCCCAGAGTGCAGATCGCCGTCCTGTGTCTGGCAAGCCTGATCCTCGCTGCGCTGAATCCGCCTGCACTGGCCGGGTCTGTACTTATGGTGATCGTGGTCAACCTGGTCGCCCTCATCTACCAGCTTTATAAAATTTATCCATACACACGCCTGGCAAAAAAAGAGGTCCTGAGCAACCATGCCCCGGATGATGACCGAACCCTCTCTCTGCTGTCTTCCAATGTCCTTACGCCAAACCGCCGCAGCGATGCTTTAATTGCACTTGTGAATCAATACCAGCCCGATCTGTTACTCACGCTGGAAACGGACCAGTGGTGGCAGGACGCATTGCACAGTCTGGAAACCGATTACCCTTATCGCGTAGCCATCCCTCTGGACAACCTGTACGGCATGCATCTGTATTCGCGCTTGCCGCTAAAGAACACAGAGGTGCTGTATCGGGTTGAAGACGACATCCCATCCATCCGCAGCCAGGTGATCTTGCGCTCTGGCGACACAATCCGGATTTACTGTCTGCATCCGACACCGCCAAGCCCGACCGAAAGCGAAACGTCCAAACCAAGGGATGCCGAACTGCTGCTGGTGGGCAAACAGATTCGCGAGCTGGACGAAACGGCGCTGGTCTTCGGCGATTTGAATGATGTCGCCTGGTCTCCCTCTACCCGCCTCTTCAAGAAAGTAAGCGAATTACTCGATGCCCGCATCGGGCGTGGCATGTTCAACACCTTTCACGCGCACTATCGTTTTTTACGCTGGCCGCTGGACCATATATTTCAGAGCGCTGAATTCCAGATCAAGCACATGGCCAAATTGCCGGATATCGGATCCGATCATTTCCCCATTTATGCAAAATTTCAGTACTGCCCCGCGCAGGAGGACCTGCACGAAGTGGAAACGGCAGATGCCGAAGAAATGGCGCAGGCGGATGAAAAAATAGCCGAAGGGCATGAAGAGGTCAAATGACGCGGATCCGCCATGCCAACCATCCTCATGACTAGCCGCGTTTCAGGCCACCGATAGAGGTAATAATCGGACCCCATTTATCAAGTTCAGATTGAACCAGTTGCGCAAGTACTTCTGCCGTTGAACCCGCAGGAGTCGCACTCAACTCTATCAGCTTAGCCTGCACTTCAGGCAGCGCCACCACAGCCTGCAATTGCAGGCTCAGCATGTCAACAACAGCAGGCGGAACACCAGCCGGCCCAAAGACCGCGTTCCAGGTATAGGTCTCGAAGTCGGCAACTCCGGCTTCTGCCATAGTGGGCACATCAGGAAACGAAGCAGAGCGCTCCCGTGTCGTTACCGCCAGGGCCCGCACCGAACCGGCACGGATGTGTGAGGCCGC of the Advenella mimigardefordensis DPN7 genome contains:
- a CDS encoding NAD(P)/FAD-dependent oxidoreductase, encoding MPTHPHLFDVAIIGGGIIGSATAYYLMQQDPQLSVCVIEPDPGYELASALRSSGGCRVQFTGAENIAMSLYSIDFIKNFEHTMATATHPAPVDWVEGGYLFVVPPQDTANLERNARFQQSQGCTLDLLSPAELKDRFPAMYVDDLGAGVHTPHDGWCDPYGLLWGFRRKAIELGVQYIAERVVAADHDAVQAKSVTLGNGQIIRATSFVNATGAWSGDVAKLFNMSLPIVPVRRFEHYFTPGSHVGHLPYVKDTARLAFRSEGQGYSGGLVDGNVPRGYHFEVDHKNFEEVVWPAVAHRFPAFEAARCHRSWAGLYEVNELDGNPVIGAWNARLPNLYTVAGFSGHGMMHAPAAGRGIAELIIHGRFQSIDLSRLGYERVEQNAPYPEQGIL
- a CDS encoding flavin reductase family protein — translated: MNQYIQAVPLEKSYRLVNHGPTTLVSAASGGEQDVMAAAWACGLDFSPPKLTVVLDKSTRTRELIEREGRFVVQLPTVPQAQLTHYVGNHSLNDEPGKLQTAGVEIFHMTGFEDLPFVAGCAAWLACQLIPEPHNQTSYDLFIAEVIGAWADSRVFRSGHWEFASADPALRTLHYIAGGQFYAIGDEIVVNEQ
- a CDS encoding Bug family tripartite tricarboxylate transporter substrate binding protein, producing MTQRYLIKGLLAGALMAFTTGALAAQYPAKPITIVVGFPPGTSTDAVARILANKMGKDLGQPIIVENKPGVGGSLGAGIVAKARPDGYTLVLSATAPMNINPHVYKSLTYDAATDFEPVGQTTWLPYVLVTNNSKGLKTFKELITYAKANPDKLTFASIGKGTTSHLLMELLMKETGTKMVHVPYSGSTQSQTDVIGGNVDMTFDTVVSAMPHVKSGKLNGLAVSVANRAKLAPDIPTIQEQGLPNFNMGAWLGIFAPKGTPREIVNQLHTELNRTLSDKQTNDKLVALGSEVVMSDSPEAFGKMVRENYDTWGNIVKEAGVDQK
- a CDS encoding class II aldolase/adducin family protein, coding for MKYSDTEWEARVDLAACYRLMPLFGMSDLVYNHITARIPGTDDEILINPYGYMYEEITASSLIKINIKGEVLDNPHTDGTGVNQAGYVIHSAVHASRHDVGCVIHTHSRAGMAVSAMECGLLPITQTSMRFKDIAYHDYESVAIDMDEQQRLVADLGRQDAMILRNHGLLVASPSIAEAFNAMYWLEMGCRAQVDALAGNTKLIIPSAQVVERTHHLYQPSVRRPFGIMEWPAMRRYLDRRDASYKD
- a CDS encoding SDR family oxidoreductase, translating into MINTDKNTLFDLSNQVALVTGSTRGLGYEIARGLGQAGATVIVHGRDENSAQATSRKLADAGLASAWVAFDLDDRAGCQRAFAQIWDDHQRLDILVNNASIRMRRPLQHIDTMELEAITRTNVLSTIEISRAAVSLMKRNHYGRVITISSIAGQIIRFGDFIYPVTKQALNTVTRSLAVEFGRDGILSNAVAPGTFATQFNQALIENPDNIAKMQERNPLQRWGDPVEIVGPVLFLASAAASYVNGQILAVDGGFSISF
- a CDS encoding endonuclease/exonuclease/phosphatase family protein produces the protein MSYLYVLILIVPALATALAFLPNSHWSIRSLDFPRVQIAVLCLASLILAALNPPALAGSVLMVIVVNLVALIYQLYKIYPYTRLAKKEVLSNHAPDDDRTLSLLSSNVLTPNRRSDALIALVNQYQPDLLLTLETDQWWQDALHSLETDYPYRVAIPLDNLYGMHLYSRLPLKNTEVLYRVEDDIPSIRSQVILRSGDTIRIYCLHPTPPSPTESETSKPRDAELLLVGKQIRELDETALVFGDLNDVAWSPSTRLFKKVSELLDARIGRGMFNTFHAHYRFLRWPLDHIFQSAEFQIKHMAKLPDIGSDHFPIYAKFQYCPAQEDLHEVETADAEEMAQADEKIAEGHEEVK